The following are encoded in a window of Candidatus Taylorbacteria bacterium genomic DNA:
- a CDS encoding PH domain-containing protein, with product MKIKNLFALFLESANNFEGKEKDEEVLLLIRRHPFYVIVQAVYIFLMALIPFVIGVEAQSFLFSHNLVALFFFLLALWYLILWQLLFYKITMYTLDVWIVTNHRIIDSTQHGFFDRRISELHLARVQDISVETEGMIPTFFHFGDLEVQTAGTESKFKCIKIPHPEAVKGKIMEYVSHAASTYSSTPIV from the coding sequence ATGAAAATAAAAAATCTGTTCGCACTTTTTTTGGAATCGGCAAATAATTTTGAGGGCAAAGAGAAAGACGAGGAGGTTCTGCTCCTTATCCGCCGGCATCCGTTCTATGTCATTGTTCAAGCTGTGTACATTTTTCTCATGGCGCTTATCCCTTTTGTGATAGGAGTCGAAGCGCAGTCTTTTCTTTTTTCGCACAATTTAGTCGCTCTTTTTTTCTTCCTTCTCGCGCTTTGGTATCTTATTCTCTGGCAGTTGCTTTTTTATAAAATCACAATGTATACTCTCGATGTGTGGATTGTTACCAACCACAGGATTATTGACAGCACGCAACACGGTTTTTTTGACCGAAGAATATCGGAATTGCACCTCGCTCGAGTGCAGGATATTTCTGTTGAAACGGAGGGGATGATTCCGACTTTTTTTCATTTCGGGGATCTCGAAGTTCAAACTGCGGGCACGGAAAGCAAATTCAAGTGTATTAAGATTCCGCATCCCGAAGCGGTAAAAGGTAAAATTATGGAATACGTGTCGCATGCGGCCTCTACCTACTCGTCAACTCCAATTGTTTAA